A segment of the uncultured Desulfobulbus sp. genome:
TTCTGGATAAAGTGTGCTCAGCAAGGGATCTGGGAAATAAAGGTCTGTAAGATCAACTAACTGAAACTGTGCAGGTGTAAGTGTGAGAGGCTGAGTGTTCATGACGCTCTGTGAGTAAAGGCAATAACGACCTTACTTTGTGCGCATTCACTGAATGTTCACAGAGTAAGGAAAGAAAAAGGGCGCCGGTTACGCGGCGCCCCTTGATACCCCCTTGAGATGTGTTGCTCCTAGTCTGAATTGATTCGGGAGCGCAGGATGCCCGAAGGTTTGAAAGTGACCACTCGACGTGCGTCAAGGGTCAATTCATTTCCTGTCTGCGGGTTGCGACCGCGACGGGCCTTCTTGTCCTTGATGTTGAACTTGCCAAATCCACTGAGCAGCAAATCCTCGCCGGTGATCAGTGAAGATTTAGACAGGGTAAGGAATGTCTCCACCGAGTCCGTCGATTGAGATTTGGTGAGATGCGGGTGCATCTTGTAGACCATCTGGACTAGATCCGCTTTCGTCAAAGTCATCGTACACCTCCAAGGGTATCACACATTGTGAGCATCGACCTGTAACATTTCCTTAATTATAGGAAGTAATACAGCAAGTTGTCAATATGGATCATGCAAGAAAACCAAAGGCTCCAATGCCGGCATACCGGGCTGCAGGTCCGAGGTTTTCTTCAATCCTGAGTAACTGGTTGTATTTGGCTACGCGGTCGCTTCTCGAGGGAGCTCCGGTCTTGATCTGACCACTGTTCAATGCCACTGCAAGATCTGCAATGGTGGCATCTTCTGTCTCACCTGAACGATGGGAGATGACCGCAGTATACGATGCCCGGTGGGCCATATCAACAGCATCAATGGTTTCAGTGAGGGAGCCGATTTGATTGAGCTTGATCAAAATGGAGTTGGCTATATTCTTTTTGATACCCTCTTGGAGAATGCTGGTATTGGTGACGAAAATATCATCACCGACCAACTGAATTTTGTTCCCCAGGGCATCGGTGAGGAGTTTCCAGCCGTCCCAGTCGGATTCATCCAGGCCGTCCTCAATGGAGATCAATGGGTATTTATTCACCCAGTTACTGTAGAATTCGATCATCTCTTCAGCGCTCTTTTTGGGGCTGGCTTCAGCGTTGAGG
Coding sequences within it:
- a CDS encoding integration host factor subunit alpha — protein: MTLTKADLVQMVYKMHPHLTKSQSTDSVETFLTLSKSSLITGEDLLLSGFGKFNIKDKKARRGRNPQTGNELTLDARRVVTFKPSGILRSRINSD